The genome window CTTGCTCCCGTTATTGCCGCCAGAACGTCGAGGGCAATTGGCATAAAAACAAGCATAAAAGCCTTCTGCCCTCGTCCTTCTGCCTTTCTTGGTGAACGGGAGAGCGCGTCTAAACGAAGGAGCTTAAAACCATGCAACTCACCAATCAAGAAAACCTCTCGAAGGGTGTAAAGCCGAAATTTCAACAGACAACAATTTTAGCGGTGATCGCTGCTCTAGCTGCTGGCGGAACTCTGATCTACGGTTTAAAGACATTTCAATCCACTCAGAAAAGTTCCTTACCCCCTCCCGCCGCTACTGTTCCGGAAATCACCCAAGTTACGGCTTTGGGACGTTTAGAGCCTCGTGGAGAGGTGATTCAACTGTCTGCACCCACTTCAGTCGAAGGGAGTCGAGTTGCTCAAGTGCTGGTGAAACAAGGAGAAAAAGTCCGTTCTGGGCAGGTTGTGGCGATTCTGGATTCGCGCGATCGCCTCCTGGCTTCCTTAGCACAAGCCCAAGAACAGGTTGGTGTTGCCCAAGCGAAACTCGCTCAAGTGAAAGCCGGGGCAAAATCTGGAGAAATTAATGCTCAAAAAGCCGCGATCGCTCGTTTAGAAGCAGAACAGCAGGGAGACACAACGGCTCAACAAGCCACCGTTGCCCGCTTAGAAGCCGAGTTACGCCATGCCCAAACCGAATTTCAACGCTATCAATCCTTATACCAAGCCGGTGCAATTTCTGCCTCGAACCGCGATAGTAAGCGCCTCGTTTTAGACACCGTTCAACAGCAACTTAACGAAGCCAAAGCCAACCTAAATCGAGTCCAACAAGCGAAGCGAGAGCAATTAAAGGAAGCGCAAGCCACCTTGACACAGATTGCCGAAGTGCGTCCGGTGGACGTGCAAGCCGCGCAAGCCGAGGTGAATAATGCGATCGCCGCCGTTAAACGCGCACAAGCTGACCTTGAGCTCGCTTATGTCAAAGCGCCTATAGACGGTCAAATTCTCAAAATTCACACCTCGCCTGGGGAAGTCGTCAAAACAGACGGAATTGCCGATTTGGGGCAAACCGACCAAATGTACGTCGTTGCAGAAGTTTATGAAAGCGATGTGGGTAAAGTGCATCTGGGTCAACACGCCCACATTACCAGCAGTTCATTTAGCAGTGAATTGCCGGGAACAGTAGACGAGGTTGGTTTGCAAGTTGGCAAAAAAGATGTCCTCAATACCGACCCCGTTGCAGACATCGATTCTAGAGTGGTTGAGGTGAAAATCCGTCTCGATGACAGCGCAACGCAAAAAGTTGCTGGTTTAACCAACTCACAAGTCAAGGTGGCGATCACACTCAACAAATCACAAACCAATGGGGGTACTCGCTGATGTTCAACCGCAAAATTCCCCTATCCTGGCTCCAGCTTACTCGCGAAAAACCCCGCCTCATGGTGGCGCTGGCGGGAATTGCCTTTGCGGATATTCTCATGTTTATGCAATTGGGTTTCCAAGCGGCGCTTTACGACAGCACCACCCGATTACATCAGAGTATACGCGCTGACTTGGTATTAATTAGCCCCCAAGGTCGCAACCTGATGAATATGGCAACCTTTCCTCGCCGCCGCCTCTACCAATCCATGAGCTTAACGGGGGTAAAATCGGCAGATGCCCTATACCTCAACATCGCAGATTGGAAAAATCCCCAAACTCGTCACAAAACCGGGATTTTAGTCGTGGGTTTTGACCCCAACCAATCGGTATTTGATTTACCGGGAGTCAACGAAAATCTGAATACGATCAAACTCCCTGATGCGGTGTTATTTGACCGCTCATCCAGAGGAGATTATAAGGCAACAATCGCCCAAGTGGTTCAAGGCAAATCCGTCAGCACAGAAGTCGGCGATCGCCAAATTAACATCAGTGGCTTATTTAGTATTGGCGCTTCCTTTGGTGCAGATGGCAGCTTAATAACCAGTGACCTAAATTTTCTCCGAATATTTCCCCGACGTAATCCAGAAAGTGTCAGCGTGGGCTTAATTAGCTTGCAACCGGGTACCGACCCCCGCCTCACAGCAGACGCCTTGCAAGCCAAACTCCCTGAGGATGTCAAAGTTCTCACTAAGCCAGAATTTATGGAATTTGAAAAGAATTACTGGCAGACGAATACAGCGATCGGCTTTATTTTCACCCTAGGGACAATGATGGGATTTATCGTCGGCGTGATTATTGTCTACCAAATCCTGTACACCGATGTTGCCGACCACATGGCTGAATATGCCACCCTCAAAGCAATGGGCTACAAAAACTTCTACCTGCTCAGTGTCGTGTTTCAAGAAGCTCTAATTTTGTCACTTCTCGGCTATCTCCCTGGAATTTCTCTATCAGTTGGGCTGTATGCCCTAACCCGCAATGCCACCAATCTCCCCCTATTTATGGCTACTCTCAGAGCCTTACAAGTACTCATTATGACAATGGTCATGTGTGCAATTTCCGGAGCGATCGCCATGCGTAAACTACACTCAGCAGACCCCGCCGACATCTTCTAGCCAGCACCACATCGTTCCTATCCCCATATTTATAAAGATCAAAACTCAACCTCTCTTATCCTCTCTCCCCTTTCTTCTCTGCGTTCTCTGTGCCTCTGTGGTTCGTTCTATTTCAATCAAACCTCCCTTTAAACGGAAAAAAGATTGATATCAATCTGCAAAAAGCGAACAACAAAAACTCCAACCCTAACCCTAAAAAGCCCATGTTGCCAAAACCAGTGATCGCCATTAAAAATCTCAACCACTACTTTGGTCAAGGAAAACTACGCAAACAAGCATTATTTGAGATCAACCTAGAAATTTATCCCGGTGAAATTGTCATCATGACCGGGCCATCAGGTTCAGGAAAAACCACCCTACTCACGATGGCAGGTGGTTTGCGAGCAGCACAAGAAGGTAGCCTTCAAGTATTAGGTCAAGAGCTATGCGGAGCAACCCAAAATCAACTCGTTCAGGTGCGTCGTAACATTGGCTACATTTTTCAAGCCCACAATTTACTAAAGAGCCTAACCGCGCAACAAAACGTACAGATGTCGCTGGAATTGCATAACGACATTCCCGTGAAAGATATGCCAGCCTTAGCGGCTCAAATGCTAGAGGCAGTGGGGTTGGGAAATCGCATCAATTACTATCCAGAGGACTTATCTGGAGGGCAAAAACAACGAGTTGCGATCGCACGCGCTCTCGTGAGTCATCCCAAAATAGTATTAGCCGACGAACCCACTGCCGCACTAGATAAAAAATCCGGTCGCGATGTGGTTGAACTGATGCAGCATCTAGCCAAAGAGCAAGGCTGCACCATTTTGATGGTGACTCACGATAATCGGATTCTGGATGTAGCCGATCGCATTGTCCACATGGAGGATGGGTGTTTAGCGTCAGATTCTAGCTTGGAGCGATCGAATCAGGAGAGCCTAGCGGTTGCTTCAAGCTAGTACCACATCCGGGATGACTACTCCATTTTTTTGTATGAACCACACAGACACAGAGTTGGCAAAGCATAGAACAAGAAATAAAATTACTTAGGCTTTGGCCGTTAACCACTATTACCCTGAGTTTGTGAGTCGTTAACGCCTCACAAATCACACAAGCCACGTAATCCTGGATGAAGCGCAGCCCTTTTGTGCGCTCGTCAGCCCTTACCCCTCACTTCGGCGAAACCACTGCAAGGCATTCCGAGCTAAGTCTAACGGACTCCAGGGCTTCACACCCGTTTTCCCAGTCGATTGTGTACTACCCTCGCTCATTTCACTCACGGAATTTGGCTTCTGGATTAACTCAAGCCACTCAGCTACCCGTTTAGACTTGGGTAAATTGGGGGGCAGTTTGGTGAGAGCTTCTTGCCATAACACGCCTGCTTCCGCCTCATGGCCTTGTTTAAGATGGAAGATTCCCATATTGGCTAAAGTTTGAGCTTCTCCGTATAGCTCTCCCAACTCACTGAAGATCACTCGACTCTGCTCATAACATTCACTCGCGTTTTCCCAGTTATCCTGCTGGCAGTAGACATTAGCCAGGTTACCCATAGTCTTCGCCATTCCCAGGCGGTCTCCTAACTCACCAAAGATGACTAGGCTTTGCTCATAGCTTTCGCGAGCCTTCTCCCAGGCATTTTGCAAAGCGTAAACGTTGCCCAGGTTAGTCAAGGTCTGAGCTTCTCCTTGGGGGTCGCCTAATTTGGCGCTAGCTTCCAATGCCAACAAGTGAGTGCGTTCCCAATCGGCATGATCGGCATAAATATTAAAAAAGTTAACTAAGTAGCTCGTCAGTGAGACGACAATATCCCATGCCTGGGCCTGGTAAGCCCATTCAATCGACGCTAATAGGTTCATCCGCTCTAGCTGAAACCAGTTTATGGCAGCTAAAAACCAATTTTGCTCTGCGGCTTCTAGGGATTGGTGTTTGCCGTCTATCAAGACTTGGGCTAAAAGAGGACGAGTCTCCGGCTTGAGAGCCAAGTTGACAATCTCAGAAGCTTCTAGATAGCAACGAGCGGCTCTAAGACGAGCCGCCTGACGCGCCTCCGCAGGCTCTTCGCTCGCTAATTGCTCTTTAGCGAACAGGCGCATCAAATCGTGGAGAAAGTAGCGTCCTTCACTGGCTGGCTCCAACAGTTGCAAATCAACGAGATATTTGACAAACTGCTCGGCGGTTACTGGCTCCAGTTCTAGCAGCGCAGCGGCTACCGTTGGCGCAAAGTTTTGTCCTGTGAGTAATCCCAGCAAACGGAAGAGACGAGTAGAGATTTCATCCAACTGCTTGAAGCTAGCCCCAAAGCTGGAGCGCACATCTTGATGATTTAAGCTCAGTTGAGCAATGCGTTGTTGCTCCTGAGTGAGTTCAATCACATAGTTTTCTAATTGCAACTGAGGCTGATTTCTCAGCGTGCCACCTGTAATCCGAATCCCTAGGGGAGACAGACCACAAAGGTAGATGAGCTGTTGGGCAGCTTCGGGTTCAGCCTGCACTCGTTCTATCCCAACCAATTTCTGGAACAGTTCTAGAGCTTCTGGTTCTGGGAGTAGACCGAGTTCGAGTGGAGCCACTTCCTCCAGTGCGGTAAGGCGTTTGCGGCTGGTAACCAGAACCGCACAAGAAGAACTATCCGGTAGCAAATGGCGAATCTGAGGCGAGTCGTGGGCATTGTCTAATACAACCAAAACCCGTTTGCCTGCCAGAAAGGAACAGTAGAGCTGCGAACGCTCAGTCAGATTGTCAGGCATGGATAGGTCATCGATACCCCAAGCGCGGAGGAAGCCAGCTAACACGTCCAAGGGATCGAGGGGTTGGCTTTCGCTTCCGCGCAGGTTGACATAAAGTTGAGCGTCCGGGAAATCCTGTTTCAACTGATGGGCAACATGAATCGCCAGAGCGGATTTACCGACGCCTGCCACGCCGATAATCGCTGTAATCGCCAAGGGGGACGCGGGCGTGTCCGTGGCTACCTCTCCACTGGGCGTTGTTGTGGTGAGCAAAGCAATCGCACGCTCTAGTTCGTCCTGGCGACCTGTAAAATCAGGCAGATCGGCTGGTAGCTGATGCAGAGGATCGGAGGTAAAGCGGGCTAAGTTTCCCTGAAAAATTTGTCTAACTTTGTTAGGGTCACGAACGACAGCACTTTGTACACTGACGTGAAAGTGCAGTTCATACCTTGGTCTATGCTCAACCATTTCTTGCTCCCGTAGCTTGTTGCCACAGTCATCAACATCCGTACTCAGTCACCCTCAAAAAGTTCCCCAGTCTGAAGCTTTAAGCATAAAGTATGAAAAGCAGCACTTCTCAAGACTAGCTTGTGTGAAGTGTGAGGATAACAAGGCTTACAGGCAAGTCTACTCTTGCTTTGGCCTCAGTTCCATGCTTCAGTCTTTATACTTCCTCCTTAATGCTTCATCCTTTTCCATCTTGACTCAGGTGTACTGAAAAATGCCAGTCAAACGAAGTGTGAGGACTGAAAGGGTAATTGGAAAGAATAACATTTTTTATCCTTTCTCATGCACACTTCATCGTTTTTTAGGCGGTATGGGATAATTTCACATCACTCTGGGCAACGATAAGACCCATTAACACAACCATCGCTTCGAGGACGGTTGTGCGATCATTCGGATTAATATTCACCATGGGGGGCCGATTTTTATCATGAATGTCATAGCCCAGAGTCGAGAGAATTTCCTCTGGAGTCAGAGCGCCCGGACAATCCATATGGGTCAGACCAATAATCATCGGGATTTGTACGCGTTCGCTAATAAATGAGACTATTTCACGAGCATAGTTGAAATCATTGGGTCGATTGGCTGCTACCAAGAGAATATAGCAGTGAGCATTTTGAATTAACAGATCCCACATGAAATCAAAACGAGCCTGACCCGGAGTGCCGTAGATATGCAGATCCATCTTGGGGCCAAACACGAGTCTGCCAAAGTCTAAAGCAACGGTTGTTTGTGACTTAAATACTGCTGTCCCGTCCGTAGCTATACGGTCTGTATCTACAACTTCAATTTCACTGAGCGTTCGCACAAAAGTAGACTTGCCAGCTCCTACAGACCCGGCGACTACTAAACGCATGGTTTTCATTCGATTTTGCTCCGAAAAACTTACTAACAAATAGAGAGTGAAAGCTGATTCGGGATGGAGTGGGAGAGTGAGAGAGTGGGGCCGGATCTTTAGAGAGGATGAAAGAGTGGGAGAGTGAGGATGAGAATGAAGGAGAAGAAAGATTGTTCAAATATTCCTCAAGACTGGCGATAAGCTTCTGACGATCGGGTCTAGTTATACCAAGTTATATTTGAAGCCATAACCTCCTGTTCCCCTACTTATTAACTCTTTTCCTGCCTTATCTCTAGAGAGTCAATAACGCTTTGACTCGCAACTTAATTTTCGATAACACGGTTCAAAATTCGTGAATGAATGCCTCCTACTCAAGGCGTTAATTTTGGCAGGAGGCAGGGTCTTACAGCACTCAAAATAACTTACAGCAAAAGCAACTTAAGTTCAGCGACGCTTCGCTTAATTTCTAACATCAAAACTCCCTGTTTTGCCGCCTTGCTTGCAAGAACAATAAATACGGCCTCTTCATCACATTTAGTTAGAATACTAAAGCCTTCATTGCCCTCCACATAGATGCGGTCAATATCACCTCTAGCAAGTTCTTTGCCGATGCGCTCACCCAAAGACAGCATGGCAGCAGACATAGCTGAAACTCGTTCATCATCCATCCCACTGGGCAAGCTTGACGCCAAGGGTAACCCGTCAGGAGTTACTAATGCTGCGCCTTGAACATCAGCGGTTGTCGTTACAAAGCTTTGGAGGACGTAACCGATTTTTTGAGAATTAATCGCCATTGTTGGATTCCTGATTTAATTTTATTCAGTATCATTCAGTCAGTTTTGGGTTTTTCTGGTCTCTAAAATGGATATAAATAGAGACCAGTTTGAATTGACTTCTAATACGTTTGGGAAGTATCTATTTAACCTAGAGGTGTGTACTCTAGGACATCGTAGCTACCACCACGTAAGACCGATTCTGTGTGTTGTCCCCGTAAGCGCTTGCCTAAGAACGCTTCTAAAAAGCCCTGAATCGCCCCTAAGGTAAAAGTACACTTGCGTGGGGAACCTTCTTCTTCACCTGCTGAACAAACGGTTTCGCGGGTATAGACTTTGTAGACTTCTCCTTCTTGGATAATCTTGTCTATAATGCACAAGCGAGTGCCTTCTGCGCCTATGGCGTACTTAACTTTTTCTGTGACTTCCGGCAAAGAGATTTCTTCACCCTTGTTGTCTAAACCTAAGTCTTCCGCTAACTTTTTACCGCGTTGACGACCCGCCGAAATTAAGGCGATAGCAGCGGCTTTCTCTCCGAGAGCTTCTTCTACACCAACAACGACTGCTTTGAAACAAACGATACTGCTGTATTCTCCGAGTTCTTGGCGTAAAGAATTTTGAGGAAGTGACATGATGTTGATTTCCTGTATTTAAGGTGAACAGATTGAAGGAATTACTAAGCACTTAAACTTTTAGGTTACTTAGTATTTTCCTGGGTACACCCTGCTGTTGAATTTCGTCCTTATTTAATCTGCTAGACAGTATTAATTACTTACCGTTCTGGCTTTCTTCAGTAAAATTTGTAGGTGCCTATGCCAGATTAGGTAGTTCTTTATTTTCTGTTTGCAGAAAAAATTAATGCAGCTTTTTAAGTACTTCATCATCCAAGTTTTGCTGCATTTTGAGATGAAACTTCTCTTCGCCAACCCAGATATTTTTTTCGATAGATTGACTGAGCAACTAAAAGATTAGAGATTGCTACTCTTCTTTAGCTGTGAGGAGAAATCTATCTACTTGATCCAGTTTTAGCAAAATTATCTGACTTATGTCTGTAGTCTTATTTAAAATCAACATTAATTTAAAGATTTTTTATGAAATAGAGATAAAAATATTCCTGTTGATTTAGGTTTGTTATTATATGGATTACCTAATTTATCCCTATAACAAATTAAAGCTTAAATAATGGGTTAAGCTTTTAAGATAGAAATCTATCAATAAATATTTATGTGTCGTATACTTTTCAAAAAGCAGTATGAAATTAACACAATTTTCCTGCTTTTGAGAAAAAAGACAGTGTTTTGAAGTTAATGTTATAAGGTTTACAGTAGTCTAGATCACAGTACACGGCCTCCTGCACTGTAAGCAGAGACGGCGATCTCATCTCCTTCTATTTGTTCATGGATGCCCAAGCCACATTGAATGAACTAAGCCAGTCTGTACATTTACATCATCAGCCAGTCAAATCTTCTCCATAGGCTCTTTATCCTAATGAACGATTGATGACCTTAAAGCTCAACTTTGTTGGAGGAGTTGGTATGAATTCTCAGTTCCAAACTAGATATTGAAGTTTGGCTGGTCTTTAAAACGAGTTTTGTCATTTTTACCGACCTCGTGAGAAGTTCGACAGAGGAAATTGATAGGGAGCCTTTGTTTTAGGCTGAGACGATGGACTGGGTTCTCCTTTGTTTGCCGATTGAGGCACATTCTGCTGAGCCACCAACAGAGCCATCGACCCCATGACGGCTTCCACGACTGAGCCTCGTTCTGTAGGATTAACTTTCAAGACTGGCGGACGATTTTTATCATTCATGAAGCCTAACCGAGCCATAATCTCATCTGTGGCACAAGCCCCTGGACAATCGCTATGAGTAATACCAATGAGCATCGGAATCTGTACTCGTTGATTCATAAACAGAAGAATCTGACGAGCATAGTGAAAATCATTGGGTCGATGCGCGGCTACTAAAAGAATATAGGTGTGAGCTCTCTGAATCAAAAAATCCCACATGAAATTAAAGCGAGATTGACCAGGAGTACCGTAAATTTGGACTTCCAGAATAGAACCAAACACAAACCGACCATAGTCGAAAGCTACAGTGGTCTTTGGCTTTAATAGAGATGTTTCATCGGTTGCAGCACGGTCTGTGTCTACCACTTCAATATCACTAATTGTCCGTACAAAAGTAGACTTGCCAGCCCCTGGAGTTCCTGCTACTACTAAACGTAATGTTTTCATTGAATTTAGCTCCGCAAAAGGAAATTAAAGTGAGAATTGAAAGCTTATTTAGGCTTTTTTAAAATGCACCCAAATAGACTGATGTGACGTGATGCCTCCTGCTCAATAGCTTATATTTAGCAGGAGGCATAGTACTATTCAGAGAAATTTGACTTACGACAGAACTGGCTTTAATTCAGCAAGCGCACGTTTAATTTCTAACATCAAAACACCTTGCTTCGCTGCCTTGCTGGCGAGGACAAGAAAGACCGCATCTTCACCACAACTGGTCAAAATACTAAAGCCTTCGTCTCCTTCCACATAGATGCGATCGATGTCACCTCTGGCGAGTTCTTTGCCAATACGCTCTCCTAAAGAGAGCATAGCAGCAGACATTGCTGAAACCCGTTCATCATCCATCCCTCCAGGTAAGCTTGACGCCAGAGGCAAACCATCGGGTGTGACCATTGCTGCTCCCTGAACATCAGCAGTTTGAGAGACAAAGTTTTGGAGAATATTCCCCAATTTTTGAGAATTGATAGCCATGCTTGTGTTCCTAGTTTAATTTAAAATCCTGCAATTGAGTCAATTTTTGGTGCTTTGAAGTGACCGACAGAGACTTACATTGAACTCGCACCTGTTGAGATCAAACGTCTGAAGAGACCTTCTGTCCAGCCAGTTTCTTTGAGTACCGCAGCTGAACTAACTTCTACGTAAGCTTGCTCAATGAAGGCTAAATCAATCATGCAAATTCGCCCTAAAGCCTCCCGTAATTCTTCAGGCTTGCCATCCGCCTTCAGTTGTTTGCCAACTTCATTCACTACAGTCGCCATGGCGGGTACAACATGTTGGGGGCCAATTCCAATTTGCACATGCACCAGGCCAATCCGCCAACGACGATCAGCATAGGCATTTCCCCAATCATCCATACCCGTAAACATTTCATAAAACCAGGGGATAAAGGTTTCACGCAAGCGATGAATACGCCCTTCTTTTGCATTCATAATGGCATTCATTTCTGGATCGCGGCTTAAGTATTCATAGAAATGATCTGCCATTGCAGGTGCAATCGCTTTTCCCCATTCAGCATGAGATTTTAGAAGTGCTTTGTCTTCACTTGTAAAATTCACACGTTTTTCCATGGTGGTCATGAAGGTATGGGAATCTAAGCTCATAATTTTCCTTTATTTTTCCTCTTTAAATAGAAATTCCTCACTTTTCCTTCCTAATAGTTTTAACAGGGGATCTCTGCCTATTTCGGGATAGTATATGTATATTTTTCATAAAAAACAAAGAAAACATTCGGCCTTAAAATTATTTAGTGAGATAAATAAAATTTTGTAATTACCTATTATTATATTCCCCTACTATTGAATTCAATAGCTTATAATCACTCAGCGCATAGGGGATTTTAAACCTGTAACAGTTACTTCAGTTCTAGCAATTTATTCTAAGGATGTTTCTCAATAAGATGGATCTAAATGCCTGTTTTTGAAGATATTAATGAATTTTAGATAAATGACTGATGTACCCTCTCTCTTGACCTAATCATTTGGGCTTTTTAATATCTTTCAAGAAGAAAAAATATCTCTTAAGGCGGCTTATCGGAGTACTATATAGAGATTATGAGAACCTTGTTTACTAACCTTTTCATCCCTTATGGATTAAATCCGGAGGATTGGGTCACTAAATTTACTCCACAATACCGGTATTTGTCTCCAGTTCGGTATCTCTTGCTCTGATGTTTTAGAGTTTTGTAAACATAAAGAATTTATGGATTGTTTATGTAGGTCGATTGAGTTCTCGGTAAAAACATATCGGCTCAATAACCACCCATGCATCAACAAAAACACTTGTACAGACAGGGGAACTCCAGCCATAGAGTATCTACCTCCGTTCTGAAAAAGTGAAAAGTGGAGAGTAGTGTGAAACTACTCTCCAATTCGGGAGTATCACTCCTTGTATGAGCCTTTTTGGGTGAGGTTTTATTCGGTCACAGGAGCAGGTGTTACTGTACTCTCAACATTAAGCTTGAGACCTCGACTTTGAAGTGTTTGTTTAAACAATTCAGTCGGGAGAGCCTGTTCAACAGGCCAAACGCCTGATTTATTCAGTTGATTGGCAAGCATAAGTTCGGCAATGCTGCCAGTCCCCGCACCAGCCGCCACTGCTGTATTTTCATGCACCAAAGTTGAGCCGATCAGGGTAGGTTTACCATCTTTTTGACCCCGAACTTCAGAGCGAATGGCGACACCAATGCCACTGAAGCGATCGCTGACAGAAGTCATGCGGTGGCTGACATGAGATAAAAACTCAATACCCCCTGGATTTTTGAGCCAGGAGGGCGGAAAAATGTGAGCTGCAATCCAAGTGAGATGATTGTAAAAATCGGGAATAGAGCCAAACTTGGTAATAACCGTTTTTACAGGAAAGGAGTCAACGAGTGTAAAAGCTTCTGGCATATCAAACCAGTAGACACCGGCTTTCCCATAGGGTTCCGGGAATTGAACCGTTTCGCGAGCGCTATAAGGTTTCACCGATTGCCATTGGTGATCAATCCATGCTTCAAACGGTTCTTGTAAACCCAGAAATGTCGTCCGCATGACCGTAACCCCAGCACCACCGGAACCTGCTACTACATAACTGAGGTGAATTTGTTCCGCCTCATCGAGCTGTTCGACATCGTGACGCACCATGCTATTGGAGATGCCGGGAAAGATGCCAGTGTTAATAATAGCAGTAACGCCCGCTGCCTTAGCGGCATCCCCTAAGGCTAGCGCTTTACGAGTGAAGGAGCGGCTGTCACTGACATCTAAATAGTTTACACCCTGTTCGATGCAAGCTTTTAGGACACGAGTGTCCCGGTAGAGAAACGGACCTGCACAATGAATCACAAGCTGATGAGAAGCGATCGCTTTTTCTAACCCTTCATGATCTGCTAAATCCAAGGCCAAAAACTCTACTTGCGGCGACTCCTGCGGCTGCACAGCGCCTTCAGATTTCAGCGTCCGTCCCGTTACAGTAATCTTGGCCTGAGTATTCGCAACAAGGTCGTGCGCTACACTCCTGCCGATTCTCCCTTGTCCTCCCAGAATTAAAACCTGCTGGTCTGTCATCGCTTCTGCATCGGTAACATTGCGTTCCTTATTTCATCACTTTTGCTCTGTCCAAATCATCAGTAGCCCGGATGACCATTTCTCTGTAAAAAGATTGATTTTGGTTTATGATACCGAGTTGCATTCAAAGAGGT of Microcoleus sp. AS-A8 contains these proteins:
- a CDS encoding saccharopine dehydrogenase NADP-binding domain-containing protein → MTDQQVLILGGQGRIGRSVAHDLVANTQAKITVTGRTLKSEGAVQPQESPQVEFLALDLADHEGLEKAIASHQLVIHCAGPFLYRDTRVLKACIEQGVNYLDVSDSRSFTRKALALGDAAKAAGVTAIINTGIFPGISNSMVRHDVEQLDEAEQIHLSYVVAGSGGAGVTVMRTTFLGLQEPFEAWIDHQWQSVKPYSARETVQFPEPYGKAGVYWFDMPEAFTLVDSFPVKTVITKFGSIPDFYNHLTWIAAHIFPPSWLKNPGGIEFLSHVSHRMTSVSDRFSGIGVAIRSEVRGQKDGKPTLIGSTLVHENTAVAAGAGTGSIAELMLANQLNKSGVWPVEQALPTELFKQTLQSRGLKLNVESTVTPAPVTE